In the Peptoclostridium acidaminophilum DSM 3953 genome, one interval contains:
- a CDS encoding PcfB family protein, producing the protein MQEEVENKTVALAINVTKLTARELKTAILKYLESQKNRARSRDSPKIPHGKQSVKSLAKQNQGMTSIEITDQNIKSFERVARKYGVDFAVQKDKSVIPPKYIVFFKGRDADAITAAFTEFTATAVKKAARPSVLSQLKKFTELVKNTVSDRIKNKDKEQSR; encoded by the coding sequence ATGCAAGAAGAAGTAGAAAATAAAACAGTGGCATTGGCTATCAATGTTACTAAGCTCACCGCTAGAGAGCTAAAGACAGCCATTCTCAAATATTTAGAATCTCAAAAAAATAGGGCCAGAAGTCGTGACAGTCCTAAAATTCCCCATGGCAAGCAGAGCGTCAAATCTCTTGCCAAACAAAATCAAGGCATGACAAGCATTGAGATAACGGATCAGAACATTAAGAGCTTTGAGCGAGTGGCAAGAAAATACGGTGTAGATTTTGCAGTTCAAAAAGACAAAAGTGTGATACCACCAAAGTACATTGTGTTTTTCAAAGGGAGAGACGCCGATGCCATCACTGCTGCTTTCACTGAATTTACTGCCACAGCTGTTAAAAAGGCAGCCCGTCCGTCTGTGCTCTCACAACTCAAGAAGTTCACCGAGCTTGTTAAAAACACCGTTTCAGACAGGATCAAGAACAAAGATAAGGAGCAAAGTCGATGA
- a CDS encoding DUF6017 domain-containing protein yields MAVFRVEKTKDYTVMANHHLRNVALSLKAKGLLSLMLSLPENWDYTTKGLSCICKDGIDSINATIKELEEHGYVVRKRTRNEKGQLTSIEYTILEQPQLLDNSELSPKRENPILDKPTLDNPTLEKPILEKPKLGEPILVKPHQLNTNTSKTNSLNPDVLNIDSSNPYQSNPNPIKNIPQKRIGYEEIGCDTAQEVKEMVLENLEYECIIQRYNDDRLDEIVDLMVETLCSTKPTINIAGEEYPAQLVKEKLLRINSSHIEYVFFCLDKNTTYIRNIRRYLLATLFNAPSTIDHYYTALVKHDFGGRP; encoded by the coding sequence TTGGCAGTTTTCAGAGTAGAAAAGACAAAGGATTACACCGTGATGGCAAATCATCATTTGCGAAATGTTGCGCTTTCCCTCAAGGCAAAAGGACTGCTCTCCCTAATGCTTTCTCTGCCGGAAAACTGGGATTACACCACTAAGGGACTTTCCTGCATTTGCAAAGATGGTATTGATAGCATCAACGCCACCATCAAAGAACTTGAAGAACATGGGTATGTTGTCCGAAAAAGAACACGAAATGAAAAAGGGCAACTCACCAGCATAGAATACACAATTCTTGAGCAGCCTCAACTCCTTGATAATAGCGAGCTTTCACCTAAACGGGAAAATCCAATCTTGGATAAGCCAACATTGGATAACCCAACACTGGAAAAACCTATATTGGAAAAACCTAAACTGGGTGAACCTATCTTGGTAAAACCCCACCAATTAAATACTAATACATCAAAGACTAATTCATTAAATCCTGATGTATTAAATATTGATTCATCAAATCCTTATCAATCAAATCCTAATCCAATAAAAAACATCCCTCAAAAGCGGATTGGATATGAGGAGATAGGATGTGATACTGCCCAAGAAGTAAAAGAAATGGTCTTGGAAAACCTTGAGTATGAGTGCATCATTCAGCGCTACAATGATGATCGCCTCGATGAAATTGTTGATCTCATGGTGGAAACATTATGTTCAACCAAGCCTACAATCAACATTGCGGGCGAAGAATATCCTGCACAGCTTGTCAAAGAAAAGCTTCTTCGGATAAACAGCTCGCATATCGAGTATGTGTTTTTCTGCCTTGATAAGAATACCACTTACATCCGCAATATTAGGCGTTACCTTCTTGCCACCCTTTTTAATGCGCCATCCACCATTGACCATTACTATACTGCACTAGTGAAACATGATTTTGGTGGCAGGCCATAG
- a CDS encoding IS110 family RNA-guided transposase: MNNRNYLSAGIDVGSAFSWMSIVDQSGTAIQKPFKITHNNSNSLEKAVSALKKAEELYSMKCRIFLESTGIYHFPLFCFLVDSGFDVSIINPIITHSVKNASIRKVKNDKIDSLGIAKLGLSHDLPVSQFPAKLVLELRTLTRKYYDLTDEKSAHINRLKGYLHTVFPQYIGIFNDITGTTSTMILRQYGTPDKILRGHKKTMISKISKASRKGISKATDRYEKLYQAALAAKSFGCQIESVYFNISLTLDLIERLACAINSIMERIQQLVAFNKNEEFVKQISWLNSIKGVGFLSAVTIMCEIGDFSTFRSPKQLFAFFGLDPEVNQSGNFNGTDVHMSKRGSRIARRAIFAVALASIRRKRDGEAINPYLCDYYMKKAAQKPKMVALGAIMHKICNIIFAVLRDEKGFELRSPQEHCKQYKRPTQMAA, from the coding sequence ATGAATAACCGTAATTATCTGTCCGCTGGTATCGATGTCGGTTCAGCCTTCAGCTGGATGTCCATCGTCGACCAGAGCGGGACTGCAATCCAAAAACCTTTTAAGATCACACATAACAACTCGAATTCCTTGGAAAAGGCTGTTTCTGCACTAAAAAAAGCAGAAGAGCTGTATTCCATGAAATGTCGAATATTTCTGGAATCCACAGGGATTTATCATTTCCCACTCTTCTGCTTCTTGGTTGATTCTGGCTTTGACGTGTCCATAATCAATCCTATTATCACACATTCTGTGAAAAATGCAAGCATTAGAAAAGTGAAAAATGATAAAATCGATTCTCTCGGTATTGCCAAACTTGGTCTTTCTCATGATTTGCCGGTTTCTCAGTTTCCAGCAAAGCTCGTTCTTGAGCTTCGCACCCTCACTCGAAAATACTATGACCTTACGGATGAAAAATCTGCTCATATCAACAGGCTAAAGGGCTATCTGCATACTGTGTTTCCACAGTACATTGGTATTTTCAACGATATTACCGGCACCACATCCACCATGATTCTTCGCCAGTATGGTACTCCGGATAAAATACTTCGCGGCCATAAAAAAACCATGATTTCTAAAATCTCAAAAGCTTCAAGAAAAGGTATCTCCAAAGCTACTGATCGTTATGAAAAGCTTTATCAGGCCGCGCTAGCTGCTAAATCCTTTGGCTGCCAGATTGAAAGTGTCTACTTCAATATTTCACTGACGCTTGATCTGATTGAACGATTGGCTTGTGCCATTAACTCCATTATGGAGCGTATCCAGCAATTGGTTGCCTTCAATAAGAATGAGGAATTTGTCAAACAGATTTCATGGCTTAACTCCATCAAAGGCGTTGGATTTCTTTCTGCTGTAACCATCATGTGTGAGATTGGCGATTTCTCAACCTTTAGGAGTCCTAAACAGCTTTTTGCCTTCTTTGGCCTGGATCCTGAGGTAAACCAGTCCGGCAACTTCAACGGCACTGATGTCCATATGTCCAAACGTGGCTCCAGAATTGCCAGACGCGCTATTTTCGCTGTTGCATTGGCTTCTATCCGCAGGAAACGAGATGGTGAAGCAATCAATCCGTATCTTTGCGATTACTACATGAAAAAAGCCGCTCAGAAACCTAAGATGGTTGCTCTTGGTGCTATCATGCACAAAATTTGTAACATCATATTTGCAGTCCTTCGTGATGAAAAGGGTTTTGAGCTCCGTTCACCTCAGGAGCATTGCAAGCAATATAAAAGACCAACTCAGATGGCTGCATAA
- a CDS encoding ParB/RepB/Spo0J family partition protein, translated as MKSSAKKISLTSVDDLFSTEESRVDEQREKIVEIPLSELHPFKDHPFKVIDNDAMFDTAESIKQYGVLVPAIARPREDGGYELVSGHRRKRACELASLETIPVIIRKLDDDAATIIMVDSNLQRENILPSERAFAYKMKLSAMKQQGQRNDLTCSQVGNKLPGKKSSEILAEQVGESKNQIFRYIRLTELVPELLSMVDEKKIAFNPAVELSYLKSDEQLLLIDAMDTEQATPSLSQAQRLKKFSAEGNCTLEAMCAIMSEEKKGEPDKVTLTGDKIKKYFPKNYTPQQMEATIIKLLEGWHKKRTQDQER; from the coding sequence TTGAAAAGCTCCGCCAAAAAAATAAGTCTGACATCGGTAGATGATTTGTTTTCTACTGAAGAAAGTCGTGTCGATGAACAAAGAGAAAAGATTGTTGAGATACCCCTATCAGAACTCCATCCCTTCAAAGATCATCCCTTTAAGGTGATTGATAATGATGCAATGTTCGATACTGCTGAAAGCATCAAACAATATGGTGTGCTTGTACCTGCCATTGCAAGACCTAGAGAAGATGGTGGTTATGAACTTGTATCAGGACACCGACGCAAAAGAGCTTGTGAGCTGGCTTCGCTTGAAACCATACCGGTTATTATCCGCAAACTTGACGACGATGCTGCCACGATTATTATGGTTGACAGCAATTTGCAGCGAGAAAACATTCTGCCTAGTGAACGAGCTTTTGCTTATAAAATGAAGCTATCAGCAATGAAACAACAGGGACAGCGAAATGATTTAACTTGTTCCCAAGTTGGGAACAAGTTGCCCGGTAAAAAATCTAGTGAGATTTTAGCCGAGCAAGTTGGTGAAAGCAAAAACCAAATATTTCGCTATATTCGCTTAACCGAGCTGGTCCCCGAACTTCTTTCAATGGTGGATGAAAAGAAAATTGCCTTTAACCCGGCAGTGGAACTGTCCTATCTGAAATCAGATGAACAACTCCTTTTGATTGATGCAATGGATACAGAACAAGCTACCCCTTCTCTTTCACAGGCTCAGCGTCTCAAAAAATTCAGTGCAGAAGGCAACTGCACCCTTGAGGCGATGTGTGCCATTATGAGCGAGGAAAAGAAAGGTGAACCCGATAAAGTTACACTGACTGGCGATAAAATCAAGAAGTATTTCCCTAAGAACTACACGCCACAGCAAATGGAGGCTACGATTATCAAGCTGCTTGAAGGGTGGCACAAAAAACGTACACAAGATCAAGAAAGATAG
- a CDS encoding ParA family protein — MNANVIAITNQKGGVGKTTTCVNLGIGLALEGKKVLLIDTDPQGSLSISLGYPQPDKLPITLATVMSNLLTDKPIDCKDGILTHAEGVDLLPANIELSGMEVSLVNAMSRETVLKQYIDTLRKQYDYVLLDCMPSLGMLTVNALAAADSVIIPVQAQYLPVKGLEQLLQTIHKVRKQINPKLKIDGVLLTMVDNRTNFAKDIGALLRETYGGSMKVFSVEIPHSVRAAETSAEGKSIFAHDPKGKVAESYKDLTKEVLKIEKLRQKNKSDIGR, encoded by the coding sequence GTGAATGCTAATGTAATCGCCATCACCAACCAAAAAGGCGGTGTCGGGAAAACAACCACCTGTGTCAATTTAGGTATAGGGCTAGCACTTGAAGGAAAAAAAGTCCTGCTGATAGACACTGATCCTCAAGGTAGCTTGTCCATCAGCTTAGGATATCCACAACCTGACAAACTCCCTATCACCCTCGCTACTGTCATGAGTAATTTACTGACGGACAAGCCCATTGATTGTAAAGACGGCATCTTAACGCATGCTGAAGGAGTAGATTTACTCCCTGCCAACATTGAGCTTTCCGGCATGGAAGTATCTCTCGTCAATGCCATGAGCCGTGAAACCGTCTTAAAGCAATATATCGACACTTTAAGAAAGCAATATGACTATGTGCTTTTAGACTGTATGCCTTCCCTTGGAATGCTGACCGTTAATGCCCTTGCTGCGGCAGACAGTGTGATTATTCCTGTGCAGGCTCAATATCTTCCTGTTAAGGGATTGGAACAGCTCTTGCAGACTATTCATAAGGTTCGCAAACAGATTAATCCCAAGTTGAAGATAGATGGTGTTCTGCTAACGATGGTAGACAACCGTACCAATTTTGCCAAGGACATCGGCGCTTTGCTCCGTGAAACTTACGGGGGCAGTATGAAGGTTTTTTCGGTAGAAATCCCCCATTCTGTGCGAGCTGCTGAAACCAGTGCTGAGGGCAAGAGCATATTTGCCCATGACCCAAAAGGGAAAGTTGCTGAAAGTTATAAGGACTTGACGAAGGAGGTGTTGAAAATTGAAAAGCTCCGCCAAAAAAATAAGTCTGACATCGGTAGATGA
- a CDS encoding PhzF family phenazine biosynthesis protein, translating to MLKYYVVDAFADNIFEGNPAGVCIMDEWISIEKMEKIAIENNLSETAFAVKEGNAYGLRWFTPGGEIDLCGHATLATAYVLFRFVETNADVLHFNTKKINHHLIVTKKDDLYEMDFPTITPEKYHLTDLMVDALGAVPVEVLKTSRDLIFIFDSEDTVKNLTPDFSKIKQFPEGLSAYVTAKSEEFDFVARAFWPKINIDEDPVCGTMYCSLIPYWREKNGLDKMVARQVSKRGGTVYCEFCGERVKLSGRAALYLIGNICVDEK from the coding sequence ATGTTGAAATATTATGTGGTCGATGCGTTTGCAGACAATATTTTCGAAGGAAATCCAGCTGGTGTGTGTATAATGGATGAATGGATATCTATAGAAAAAATGGAGAAAATCGCAATAGAGAATAACCTGTCAGAGACAGCTTTTGCTGTGAAGGAAGGAAATGCTTATGGATTGAGATGGTTTACTCCGGGTGGAGAGATAGACCTCTGTGGTCATGCTACACTTGCAACTGCTTATGTTTTGTTTAGGTTTGTTGAAACAAATGCCGATGTACTCCACTTTAATACAAAGAAAATAAATCATCATCTAATTGTTACAAAAAAAGATGATTTGTACGAAATGGATTTTCCTACCATTACACCTGAAAAGTATCACTTAACTGACCTAATGGTTGATGCTTTAGGTGCAGTTCCAGTGGAAGTTCTTAAAACTAGTAGAGATTTAATATTCATTTTTGATTCAGAGGATACCGTGAAGAATTTAACACCAGATTTTTCAAAGATAAAGCAATTTCCAGAAGGTTTATCTGCATATGTAACCGCAAAAAGTGAAGAATTTGATTTTGTTGCAAGAGCATTTTGGCCAAAGATCAATATCGATGAGGATCCTGTTTGTGGTACGATGTATTGTTCACTTATTCCTTACTGGAGAGAAAAAAATGGACTCGATAAAATGGTCGCAAGGCAGGTATCTAAACGTGGTGGCACGGTTTACTGTGAGTTTTGCGGCGAAAGAGTAAAACTCAGTGGCAGAGCAGCACTTTATTTGATTGGAAATATCTGTGTTGATGAAAAATAG
- a CDS encoding Rid family detoxifying hydrolase: MEKNQIHTDKAGKTVGPYSQAIEYNGIVYVSGVTAIDPQTGFPTGTVEEQTEKILTTIEEVLEAAGSSMEKVLKATIFLNDVNDFAKVNAVYAKHFREPYPARICVQVAKIPLGALVEIDAIAHK; the protein is encoded by the coding sequence ATGGAAAAAAATCAAATTCACACAGACAAAGCGGGTAAAACTGTAGGACCTTATTCGCAAGCGATTGAGTACAATGGAATTGTATATGTTTCTGGAGTTACTGCTATTGATCCTCAAACAGGCTTTCCAACCGGTACAGTTGAAGAGCAAACAGAAAAGATACTAACCACCATTGAGGAGGTACTTGAGGCAGCGGGTAGTTCAATGGAGAAAGTGCTTAAAGCAACGATATTCCTCAACGATGTAAATGATTTCGCAAAAGTAAATGCAGTTTATGCTAAGCATTTTAGAGAACCGTATCCTGCGCGCATCTGTGTGCAAGTAGCAAAAATACCATTAGGAGCCTTAGTTGAAATCGATGCTATTGCTCATAAATAG
- a CDS encoding winged helix-turn-helix transcriptional regulator, which yields MTETNEFEIINKNNCVMVHAMDIIGGKWRLPIIWKLYQNKTMRYNELKRSLVGITNIMLTRSLRSLEESGLVSRVEFNQIPPKVEYSLTDNCQELVPALEVIYSWGRERMIRENLDL from the coding sequence ATGACAGAGACTAATGAATTTGAAATTATCAACAAGAACAATTGTGTAATGGTACATGCTATGGATATTATAGGCGGAAAATGGAGACTGCCAATAATATGGAAACTATATCAAAATAAAACTATGCGTTATAATGAATTAAAAAGAAGTTTGGTAGGTATTACGAATATTATGCTTACAAGATCACTGCGTAGTTTGGAAGAAAGCGGACTTGTGAGTAGAGTTGAATTCAACCAAATTCCGCCAAAAGTTGAATATTCGTTAACGGATAATTGTCAAGAACTTGTGCCTGCATTAGAAGTTATTTACAGTTGGGGGCGTGAGAGGATGATAAGAGAAAACTTGGATTTATAG
- the sfsA gene encoding DNA/RNA nuclease SfsA has translation MIYDNIKKGIFISRPNRFIAHVEIDGKVEICHVKNTGRCKELLTEGANVIVQDCGHPGRKTRYDLISVWKGERLINIDSQAPNTIFLEWLKSGKYIRNLKLIKPEQKYGNSRFDYYLETSNRKIFVEVKGVTLEDNGVVLFPDAPTERGVKHLKELAACIDEGYEAMVVFVVQMKGVRYMTPNERMHPEFGNALRLLSSKGAKILAIDCSVTEEAINPESLVKVRLT, from the coding sequence ATGATATATGACAATATTAAAAAAGGAATTTTCATAAGCAGGCCGAATCGCTTTATCGCCCATGTGGAAATCGACGGTAAAGTTGAAATTTGCCATGTGAAAAACACAGGGCGCTGCAAGGAGCTGCTGACGGAAGGTGCTAATGTGATTGTGCAGGATTGCGGGCATCCCGGAAGGAAAACCAGATATGATTTGATATCGGTTTGGAAAGGAGAGCGCCTTATAAATATTGACAGCCAAGCACCTAATACAATATTCCTTGAGTGGCTCAAATCCGGCAAATATATCAGAAATCTCAAGCTTATAAAACCTGAGCAAAAGTATGGAAATTCGCGTTTTGACTATTATCTGGAGACATCAAATAGAAAAATTTTCGTCGAGGTGAAAGGTGTAACCCTTGAAGATAATGGAGTAGTACTGTTTCCTGACGCGCCAACTGAACGAGGTGTCAAGCATTTAAAGGAGCTTGCGGCCTGCATTGACGAAGGCTACGAGGCAATGGTCGTTTTTGTTGTTCAAATGAAAGGGGTACGCTACATGACACCAAACGAGAGGATGCATCCGGAGTTTGGAAATGCTCTAAGACTACTTTCCTCAAAGGGAGCAAAAATTTTAGCAATCGATTGCTCGGTTACAGAGGAAGCTATAAATCCAGAATCGCTTGTGAAGGTAAGACTAACTTAG
- a CDS encoding methylated-DNA--[protein]-cysteine S-methyltransferase, giving the protein MKKVFFYDTAIGRIGIAENGAGITDLFFDEVDMPKGSVLEETELLKETAKQLKEYLEGERKNFELLLCSEGTKFQKKVWEALESIPYGETRTYKQIAEQIGNPKACRAVGMANNKNPISIIIPCHRVIGSNGRLVGYGGGIEMKKKLIDIENQPSKMSQI; this is encoded by the coding sequence ATGAAAAAAGTATTTTTCTACGATACGGCAATTGGCAGAATTGGAATAGCGGAAAACGGTGCCGGAATAACGGATTTGTTTTTTGACGAAGTTGACATGCCCAAGGGCTCGGTTCTGGAAGAAACAGAGCTTTTAAAAGAAACGGCAAAGCAGCTAAAAGAGTATCTTGAGGGAGAAAGAAAGAATTTTGAGCTGCTGCTTTGCTCTGAAGGCACGAAATTCCAAAAGAAGGTTTGGGAGGCGCTCGAGTCTATTCCGTACGGCGAAACCAGAACCTACAAGCAAATTGCTGAGCAGATAGGAAATCCAAAAGCCTGCCGAGCAGTAGGGATGGCTAACAATAAAAACCCAATTTCGATAATAATCCCTTGCCATAGAGTCATAGGATCAAACGGGAGGCTTGTAGGATATGGCGGAGGGATTGAAATGAAGAAAAAGTTAATAGATATAGAAAACCAGCCCTCTAAAATGTCACAAATATAA
- a CDS encoding pyridoxal phosphate-dependent aminotransferase encodes MSKPVVSAHFASRKPSDVRLAQMKYDERKVKPQEVINVGIGNVSLPTNPAMQKRMFALDAPESPFSKGVIRYTGTAGTPECQEAFKNILRCQGYDTSKLHVAVTDGGSSGMELLLVGVCGPAGTDEQPLMMIDPAYTNYISFGERLGRKTVSVKRHMGDDGKFNLPEMNEIEEAIKNNKPGALLVIPYDNPTGQLYTIEMMKDLAKLCVKYNMWMISDEAYRELYYDPDKELISVWNLSDADVPGIEGRRISLDTASKVWNACGLRIGALITDNEEFYNRAVAEYTANLCANAIGQYIFGALAHQTKDEIAAWAKEIRDYYQEIILNVYNGLKEQEPKLIVSSPDASIYSVIDVRNVVKPGFDAIDFVLYCAQEGSAVIDGVETTLLVAPMKGFYESVEGEYNPGTTQFRISFVESPEKMAKVPELFVKLLRQYEAKRA; translated from the coding sequence ATGAGTAAACCAGTTGTTTCAGCGCATTTTGCATCAAGAAAACCATCGGATGTTAGATTGGCTCAGATGAAATACGATGAACGTAAGGTTAAGCCTCAGGAAGTTATCAACGTTGGCATTGGAAACGTTTCCCTACCTACCAACCCAGCGATGCAGAAGAGAATGTTTGCACTTGATGCTCCTGAAAGTCCATTTTCCAAAGGTGTTATCAGATATACAGGAACTGCGGGCACTCCAGAGTGCCAAGAGGCGTTCAAGAATATCCTAAGATGTCAGGGCTATGACACAAGCAAATTGCACGTAGCAGTTACAGATGGCGGATCTTCAGGTATGGAGCTTCTTCTTGTCGGTGTTTGCGGACCTGCAGGTACGGATGAACAGCCACTGATGATGATTGATCCAGCTTATACGAATTATATATCTTTCGGAGAAAGATTGGGACGCAAAACGGTTTCTGTTAAGCGTCACATGGGAGATGACGGAAAGTTCAATCTTCCTGAAATGAATGAGATCGAAGAAGCTATTAAAAATAACAAGCCAGGAGCACTGCTTGTAATTCCTTATGACAACCCTACGGGACAGCTTTATACTATCGAGATGATGAAGGACCTTGCAAAGCTTTGCGTTAAATACAACATGTGGATGATTAGCGACGAAGCCTATCGTGAGCTATATTATGATCCAGACAAGGAGCTTATAAGCGTTTGGAACCTAAGCGATGCGGATGTTCCTGGCATCGAAGGCAGAAGGATAAGCCTTGACACTGCTTCAAAGGTATGGAATGCTTGTGGACTTAGAATCGGTGCTCTAATCACTGACAATGAAGAATTCTACAATCGTGCAGTTGCTGAATATACTGCCAACCTATGCGCAAATGCCATCGGCCAGTATATATTTGGTGCATTGGCACATCAAACAAAAGATGAAATTGCAGCATGGGCGAAGGAAATTCGCGACTATTACCAAGAAATAATTTTGAATGTTTATAACGGCTTGAAAGAGCAGGAGCCTAAGCTTATAGTTTCTAGCCCGGATGCTTCTATATATTCGGTTATAGATGTTAGAAACGTTGTAAAGCCAGGATTTGATGCTATTGATTTCGTTCTATATTGTGCGCAGGAAGGCTCTGCAGTTATAGACGGAGTTGAAACAACACTTCTTGTTGCGCCTATGAAGGGCTTCTATGAGAGTGTAGAGGGCGAATACAATCCAGGAACAACTCAGTTCCGTATATCGTTCGTAGAATCACCAGAGAAAATGGCGAAGGTGCCAGAGCTGTTCGTTAAGCTTCTTAGACAATACGAGGCTAAAAGAGCATAG
- the sstT gene encoding serine/threonine transporter SstT — protein MKNLLNKWNQLSIVKRIIVGLIVGIILAVAIPETAQPVVILGSLFVGALKGIAPILVFFLVMSAISQHKSGHETNMKSIVVLYLFGTFMAGLTAVIASFVFPVTLTLTAGAGAGDITPPGGVSEVLQTLLMNVVDNPIKALFNANYIGILAWALVLGLALRNAAESTKTLISNFSDAVSQMVRWVINFAPLGIMGLVFEAIATNGIGTLLSYGHLLAVLLGSMFFMALVVNPMIVFMYIRKNPYPLVLRCIRESGITAFFTRSSAANIPVNMSLCEKLGLDKDTYSVSIPLGATINMGGAAVTISILTLAAVNTLGIQVDIGTALILSILSAVCACGASGVAGGSLLLIPLACSLFGIPNDIAMKVVGVGFIVGVLQDSCETALNSSTDVLFTATAEFAKWRKEGKEINIDEKVA, from the coding sequence TTGAAAAATCTACTTAACAAATGGAATCAGCTCAGCATTGTTAAAAGGATAATCGTAGGCCTGATAGTGGGCATTATCCTTGCAGTAGCGATTCCTGAAACTGCACAACCAGTAGTAATTTTGGGATCACTTTTTGTAGGTGCGCTTAAAGGTATTGCACCTATACTTGTATTTTTCCTGGTAATGTCGGCTATATCTCAGCATAAAAGCGGCCATGAAACAAACATGAAGTCCATAGTGGTGTTATATCTGTTTGGAACATTCATGGCTGGACTTACAGCTGTTATTGCAAGTTTCGTGTTTCCGGTTACGCTTACGCTTACTGCAGGAGCAGGAGCAGGTGACATAACACCTCCGGGAGGCGTTTCAGAGGTTCTTCAAACACTGCTTATGAATGTAGTAGACAATCCAATCAAAGCGCTTTTCAATGCCAACTACATAGGCATACTTGCCTGGGCCTTGGTTCTTGGCTTGGCACTTAGAAACGCGGCAGAATCCACAAAAACTCTTATAAGCAACTTCTCTGACGCGGTATCTCAAATGGTAAGATGGGTCATAAACTTTGCTCCGCTTGGAATAATGGGTCTTGTTTTCGAAGCGATTGCCACTAATGGAATAGGGACTTTGCTTAGCTACGGACATCTGCTTGCTGTATTGCTTGGTTCTATGTTCTTTATGGCACTAGTTGTCAATCCGATGATCGTGTTTATGTACATCCGCAAGAATCCATACCCGCTAGTACTTAGATGCATAAGGGAGAGCGGTATAACAGCATTCTTCACACGTAGCTCAGCAGCAAACATACCAGTAAATATGAGTCTTTGTGAAAAGCTTGGACTAGACAAGGATACTTATTCTGTATCAATCCCACTAGGTGCCACAATCAACATGGGTGGTGCGGCTGTTACAATTTCAATATTGACACTAGCTGCAGTCAACACACTTGGAATACAGGTGGATATTGGTACGGCGCTTATACTAAGCATACTCTCAGCCGTATGTGCATGCGGCGCTTCAGGTGTTGCCGGCGGTTCGCTGCTGCTTATCCCACTGGCATGCAGCCTGTTTGGAATACCAAATGACATAGCTATGAAAGTAGTTGGTGTTGGATTCATAGTTGGAGTTCTGCAGGATTCTTGTGAAACTGCACTTAACTCGTCTACTGACGTTCTTTTTACAGCAACTGCTGAATTTGCAAAATGGCGTAAAGAAGGAAAAGAAATTAATATAGATGAAAAGGTAGCATAA